In Gemmatimonas sp., a genomic segment contains:
- a CDS encoding DNA-directed RNA polymerase subunit alpha C-terminal domain-containing protein: GGGVRVIDPSHHLFTITDDREFNVELYVNKGRGYIESDQHPADKNLSVDVVRIDAIYSPVRRVNFAVSETRVGQRTDYDRLTLTVETNGTMSPEEAVSYAAALAQTHFQYFVGFGSSASAQPGAGGDGSNSDALRLAELFRTPIDDLELSVRSVNSLKNSNIRSLGDLVRQTEAQILQVKNFGKKSLQEIAALLEKEGLNFGMRYEESTDGVRILDMGTPPSRAAENAPDDEDDEE, from the coding sequence CGGCGGCGGTGTGCGCGTCATCGATCCGTCGCATCACCTGTTCACCATCACGGACGACCGCGAGTTCAACGTCGAGTTGTACGTGAACAAGGGACGGGGCTACATCGAGAGCGATCAGCATCCCGCCGACAAGAATCTCTCCGTCGACGTGGTGCGTATCGATGCCATCTATAGCCCGGTGCGCCGCGTCAACTTCGCCGTCTCCGAGACGCGCGTTGGACAGCGTACCGACTATGACCGTCTCACGCTGACCGTCGAAACCAACGGCACGATGTCGCCCGAGGAAGCGGTGAGCTACGCAGCAGCGCTGGCCCAGACCCACTTCCAGTATTTCGTGGGCTTCGGGTCGTCGGCTTCCGCACAGCCTGGCGCAGGGGGCGACGGCTCCAACAGCGACGCGCTGCGCTTGGCCGAACTGTTCCGCACTCCGATCGACGATCTCGAACTCTCGGTTCGCTCGGTCAATTCACTCAAGAACTCGAACATCCGCTCGCTCGGCGATCTGGTTCGCCAGACCGAGGCGCAAATCCTTCAGGTCAAGAACTTCGGCAAGAAGTCTCTGCAGGAAATCGCCGCGCTGCTCGAGAAGGAAGGGCTCAATTTCGGCATGCGATACGAGGAGAGCACAGATGGTGTGCGTATCCTCGATATGGGCACCCCGCCCAGCCGCGCGGCCGAGAACGCGCCTGACGACGAAGACGACGAGGAGTAA
- the rplQ gene encoding 50S ribosomal protein L17, whose amino-acid sequence MRHRKANRQLRRTSEQRLALLRNLATSLIEQGAIETTEAKAKELRPFVEKLITKARTGTLHARRLAGKHVHKREAADKLFQEIGPMFATRPGGYTRILKTGHRKGDGAEMARIELVQS is encoded by the coding sequence ATGCGCCATCGCAAGGCAAACCGCCAACTTCGGCGGACGAGTGAGCAGCGCCTCGCGCTGCTTCGCAACCTCGCTACCTCGCTCATTGAGCAGGGTGCGATCGAGACGACTGAGGCGAAGGCGAAAGAACTCCGCCCCTTCGTTGAGAAGCTGATTACAAAGGCCCGGACCGGCACGCTCCACGCGCGCCGCCTGGCTGGCAAGCACGTCCACAAGCGTGAGGCGGCCGACAAGCTCTTCCAAGAAATCGGCCCCATGTTCGCCACGCGACCGGGCGGTTATACGCGCATTCTCAAAACCGGCCACCGCAAGGGTGACGGTGCGGAAATGGCGCGGATCGAATTGGTCCAGAGCTGA
- the rpmB gene encoding 50S ribosomal protein L28: MAIDRHRCYVCDKGVAFGNSVSHANNKTRRTWRPNLQVVRTLSEGKVIKVKACTRCIAAGKITRAPRGQVAVA, from the coding sequence ATGGCTATCGATAGACACCGCTGCTACGTCTGCGACAAGGGCGTTGCCTTTGGAAACAGCGTCTCGCACGCGAACAACAAGACGCGCCGGACCTGGAGACCCAATCTCCAAGTGGTGCGTACCCTCAGCGAAGGGAAGGTCATCAAGGTCAAGGCCTGCACGCGGTGCATCGCGGCCGGTAAGATCACCCGCGCGCCGCGCGGTCAGGTTGCCGTCGCGTAA
- the gmd gene encoding GDP-mannose 4,6-dehydratase, translating into MKTALITGITGQDGSYLAELLLAKGYRVVGVVRRSSTTPYERIAHLVDRVELVSADLLDQTSLTDVVHETQPDEIYNLAAQSFVQTSWTQPVLTGEFTALGVTRMLEAMRKAAPKSRFYQASSSEQFGKVVETPQRESTPFYPRSPYGVAKVYGHWITVNYRESFNLFAVSGILFNHESPRRGLEFVTRKITDAVARIKLGLQHELRLGNLEARRDWGFAGDYVDAMWRMLQLDEPDDFVIGTGETYSVRDFCGAAFGAVDLDYLEYVKQDEKFFRPAEVDLLVADPSKAEQRLGWTPKVPFAELVSMMVAADLARYERQR; encoded by the coding sequence TTGAAGACTGCACTGATCACCGGGATTACCGGACAGGACGGCTCCTACCTCGCCGAGTTACTGCTCGCCAAGGGCTACCGCGTCGTCGGCGTTGTGCGTCGCTCGTCCACGACGCCCTATGAGCGTATCGCCCATCTCGTCGATCGCGTCGAACTCGTGTCGGCCGATCTGCTCGATCAGACGTCGCTCACCGACGTCGTACATGAAACGCAGCCCGACGAGATTTATAATCTCGCCGCGCAGAGCTTCGTACAGACCTCGTGGACCCAGCCCGTGCTCACTGGTGAATTCACCGCGCTCGGTGTCACCAGGATGCTGGAGGCGATGCGCAAAGCTGCGCCCAAGTCGCGCTTCTATCAGGCCAGCTCCAGCGAGCAGTTCGGAAAGGTCGTTGAAACGCCGCAGCGCGAGTCCACGCCGTTCTATCCGCGCTCGCCGTACGGCGTCGCCAAGGTCTACGGCCACTGGATCACGGTGAATTATCGCGAAAGCTTCAACCTCTTCGCGGTCTCCGGCATTCTGTTCAATCACGAGTCGCCGCGTCGCGGCCTCGAGTTCGTCACGCGCAAAATCACCGACGCCGTCGCCCGCATCAAACTCGGCCTGCAACATGAGCTGCGACTCGGCAATCTCGAGGCGCGTCGTGACTGGGGCTTCGCTGGTGATTACGTCGACGCCATGTGGCGCATGCTTCAGCTCGATGAGCCCGACGACTTCGTGATCGGAACGGGCGAGACGTACTCCGTACGCGATTTCTGCGGCGCCGCGTTCGGCGCCGTGGATCTCGATTATCTCGAGTATGTGAAGCAGGATGAGAAGTTCTTCCGGCCGGCCGAGGTGGATCTGCTGGTAGCTGATCCGTCGAAGGCCGAGCAACGGCTTGGCTGGACGCCCAAGGTGCCCTTCGCCGAGCTGGTGAGCATGATGGTTGCCGCCGATCTCGCGCGGTACGAACGCCAGCGGTGA
- a CDS encoding GDP-mannose 4,6-dehydratase, with amino-acid sequence MPPISRGTNASGDAVVKRVLVTGAAGFVGSYLLEALRDAGGELFALATDPPGAPAALGGDAQWLYGDLRDAEYVAHVVATARPDTVIHLAAISHVPTAAADPALAWDVNVTATARLLHALGHARDAGTIDPTVLIVGSAEQYGRHETHEFPLLESSVQAPRTVYAATKTAQEVLALQAWRATGLNVVVARSFNHSGRGQPTRFLLPALVQRAVELRGAAPGTTMPVGNRAPIRDFLHVSDVVAAYISLCQRGTPGEAYNVASGTGWSVQQILDRVLARAGVQATPVEDPSLVRPVDVPVLIGDSHKLQRATGWSATRALDDIIDDLLHAATL; translated from the coding sequence TTGCCGCCGATCTCGCGCGGTACGAACGCCAGCGGTGATGCCGTCGTGAAGCGCGTGCTCGTGACCGGAGCCGCCGGCTTCGTCGGGTCATATTTGCTCGAAGCACTTCGGGACGCAGGGGGCGAGCTGTTCGCGCTCGCCACTGATCCTCCCGGCGCGCCGGCCGCATTGGGCGGGGATGCCCAATGGTTATACGGTGACCTCCGGGACGCGGAGTACGTGGCGCATGTCGTAGCCACCGCGCGGCCCGATACGGTGATTCACCTCGCGGCGATCTCGCACGTGCCGACGGCGGCCGCTGATCCGGCGCTCGCGTGGGACGTCAACGTCACCGCGACCGCGCGCCTGCTGCACGCGCTCGGCCACGCCCGCGACGCCGGGACGATTGACCCCACCGTGCTGATCGTCGGCAGCGCCGAGCAGTACGGACGTCATGAGACCCATGAATTTCCGCTGCTCGAAAGCTCCGTGCAGGCCCCGCGAACGGTGTACGCTGCCACCAAGACCGCGCAGGAGGTGCTCGCCTTGCAAGCTTGGCGGGCGACGGGGCTCAACGTGGTCGTCGCGCGCAGCTTCAACCACAGTGGCCGAGGGCAGCCGACGCGATTCCTGCTCCCAGCATTGGTGCAGCGCGCGGTCGAACTCCGCGGCGCCGCGCCGGGAACGACCATGCCGGTTGGGAATCGCGCGCCGATCCGCGATTTCCTCCATGTAAGTGACGTCGTTGCTGCGTATATTTCACTCTGCCAACGGGGCACGCCTGGCGAGGCGTACAACGTGGCCAGCGGCACCGGGTGGTCGGTGCAGCAGATACTCGACCGGGTCTTGGCGCGTGCCGGTGTGCAGGCGACGCCCGTCGAAGATCCGTCGCTGGTACGCCCGGTTGACGTCCCCGTACTGATCGGGGATTCGCACAAATTGCAGCGCGCCACCGGATGGTCCGCCACGCGCGCTCTTGACGACATCATCGACGATCTCCTCCATGCCGCGACGCTCTGA